In Persicimonas caeni, a single window of DNA contains:
- a CDS encoding LVIVD repeat-containing protein, with protein sequence MRDRYGITLLCLLLALGGCRERRDTDMRPDAAAHDAATRVDGSGVDVSDADTSGTDTQSDADTWTSVAPSAPAQTCTFDMPELLFQRKVGRDGFIEHPDDSRDAAMSVAVEGEHAYVAAGQEGLLVFDISQVSAPRFVGGVQLQASTEDGEEPVSFRRVELDGGYAYVLQRWAPRDLWVIDVRDPASPTPVGSLQIDWASDTAWDGARDIIAIDAGRLAVSTTAGVQLYDLSDRAAPRLAATITSPGTVDTLAFRGNQLLTSEAYPQAYRSIRVFDVADLDAPDWIGQLQGVDADSEFAFAGDVAFAARRNEMLAVDLSDPATPTLLDTLELSTRVNGLDVADSTLYATTVLGGVAAVDISDPTSLRLRGRSPITRGMDDVEGIGELALVAAGYDGLVVIDFHNIEGSPKRHSFPARRRGFGASTDMAVANGFALVTGLEEGIELWRVDPVDAVARIGNIPTDEPTAQLEVRGDRAYVTGRGLYVFDIASPRQATLLGESQPIPRGAGCRASRPPRVCL encoded by the coding sequence ATGCGTGACCGATACGGGATCACACTCCTTTGTTTGCTGCTGGCCCTGGGCGGGTGCCGCGAGCGTCGAGACACTGACATGAGGCCCGACGCCGCGGCGCACGATGCCGCGACGCGCGTCGATGGGTCTGGTGTCGATGTGTCTGATGCCGATACATCCGGTACCGATACACAATCGGACGCCGACACGTGGACGTCCGTCGCCCCAAGCGCTCCGGCCCAGACGTGCACCTTCGACATGCCCGAGTTGCTCTTCCAGCGCAAGGTCGGCCGAGACGGCTTTATCGAACATCCCGACGACTCGCGTGATGCAGCGATGAGTGTAGCCGTCGAGGGGGAGCACGCTTACGTGGCGGCGGGACAGGAGGGACTGCTGGTCTTCGATATCTCCCAGGTAAGTGCGCCGAGATTTGTGGGCGGCGTGCAACTCCAAGCTTCCACAGAAGACGGCGAGGAACCTGTCTCTTTCCGCAGGGTCGAGCTCGATGGAGGCTACGCTTATGTCTTGCAGCGTTGGGCGCCGCGCGACCTGTGGGTCATCGATGTGCGTGATCCTGCGTCCCCCACCCCAGTGGGCTCTCTGCAGATCGATTGGGCCAGCGACACCGCGTGGGACGGCGCCCGAGACATCATCGCCATCGACGCAGGAAGGTTGGCGGTGTCGACGACGGCCGGCGTCCAACTCTACGATCTCTCCGACCGCGCCGCCCCGCGACTGGCAGCCACCATCACCTCGCCCGGTACCGTGGACACGCTCGCTTTTCGCGGCAATCAGTTGCTCACGAGCGAAGCGTATCCGCAGGCCTACAGGAGCATACGAGTGTTCGACGTTGCGGACCTCGACGCTCCCGACTGGATCGGCCAGCTCCAGGGAGTCGATGCCGACAGCGAGTTCGCCTTCGCAGGCGATGTGGCCTTTGCAGCGCGGCGGAATGAAATGCTCGCCGTCGACCTATCCGACCCCGCCACCCCTACGCTGCTCGACACCCTCGAGTTGTCGACCAGGGTAAACGGCCTAGACGTCGCCGACTCGACACTCTACGCCACAACGGTGCTCGGCGGTGTTGCCGCCGTCGACATCTCGGACCCCACCTCGCTTCGACTCCGAGGGCGCTCGCCGATCACTCGAGGCATGGATGACGTCGAGGGCATCGGCGAACTCGCGCTGGTCGCCGCAGGCTACGACGGGCTGGTTGTGATCGACTTTCACAACATCGAGGGTTCACCGAAGAGACACTCCTTTCCGGCGCGCAGACGCGGCTTTGGTGCGTCGACGGATATGGCCGTGGCCAATGGCTTTGCGCTCGTCACTGGGCTCGAAGAGGGCATAGAGTTATGGCGAGTCGACCCCGTCGACGCGGTCGCTCGCATCGGGAACATCCCAACCGATGAGCCGACCGCGCAATTAGAGGTTCGCGGCGACCGCGCCTACGTCACCGGCCGCGGCCTTTACGTCTTCGATATCGCATCGCCGCGACAGGCAACGCTACTTGGCGAGTCCCAGCCAATCCCCCGGGGCGCAGGATGTCGTGCTTCGCGGCCGCCACGCGTTTGTCTCTAG
- a CDS encoding GNAT family N-acetyltransferase, whose amino-acid sequence MKPSSLDKTLEAATADCFWVPPHVTVVEREAIKYSHSPQPTVGYNRVMRVRPSLEPVEALVDEVVGAHQGGASRWHINPMSDAPELRAALVRAGYEPGHRHFAYGIGTEAYGRKAAHGIEVRPVASVDDLRTLYAIRDAVFGRAPELSDEDLAREVDDCTGPGRRVARFVAYRNDEPAGACGLTFFDALSFGLIWAGGVLEAHRGHGVYTAMLAARATAARRRGIERLGLYARRETSAPIVAAQGFEQHGYMDYFERALA is encoded by the coding sequence ATGAAACCATCCAGCCTAGACAAGACGCTCGAGGCCGCCACCGCCGACTGTTTTTGGGTGCCGCCGCACGTCACCGTCGTCGAGCGCGAGGCGATCAAATACTCGCATTCACCCCAGCCCACCGTCGGCTACAACCGCGTGATGCGCGTGCGTCCGTCGCTCGAGCCAGTCGAGGCGTTGGTCGACGAGGTAGTGGGCGCCCACCAGGGAGGCGCGAGCCGGTGGCACATCAACCCGATGAGCGACGCCCCGGAGCTTCGAGCTGCGCTCGTCCGTGCAGGATACGAACCCGGGCACCGGCACTTCGCGTACGGTATCGGGACCGAGGCTTACGGCCGGAAGGCGGCGCACGGCATCGAAGTGCGCCCGGTCGCGTCGGTCGACGATCTGCGAACGCTCTACGCCATCCGTGACGCTGTCTTCGGCCGCGCCCCCGAGCTTTCCGACGAGGACCTCGCCCGCGAGGTCGACGACTGTACGGGACCGGGGCGCCGAGTCGCGCGCTTCGTGGCCTACCGAAACGACGAGCCCGCCGGCGCCTGCGGACTCACCTTCTTCGACGCATTGAGCTTCGGGCTCATCTGGGCGGGCGGCGTGCTCGAGGCGCATCGCGGCCACGGCGTCTACACCGCCATGTTGGCAGCCCGGGCCACCGCGGCAAGACGGCGCGGTATTGAGCGACTGGGACTCTACGCCCGGCGGGAGACCTCGGCTCCCATCGTGGCCGCCCAAGGCTTCGAGCAGCACGGCTACATGGACTACTTTGAGCGGGCGCTCGCGTGA